The genomic stretch CATTGAGGATACACAAACATTTGCACTGCATCGTGTTGTCATCAAACTGAGATCACAATCACTTGTCATAAGTTGTCACACTGAGATCACAATCATTAGAATCACCAAGCTCTCTTTCAAGCTTTTCAATTTCCAGCAGCACTTTCCTGTTCATGTTCTCTAACAGAATCTTCTTGGTTGTCATCAACGCCCTCTTGGCTCTGTTTTTGATTATCTCACTTTTGAGATACCTGGCAAACAGCACCCCCTCATAAACATCCTCATCTGAATGAATCGGTTTATTGGATACCTTTTTAGAGTGCACCTTCTTTTTCATGGTTTTCATCTTTCCTAAAGTGTTTACAGGCACAGAACTTCTTTCCAAGCTGCCTTTTTCAACCATCTTCACACTGTCTTCTCCGTCTTTGACACAAGAATCCTCCAGCGATGAAATTGAGGCAACACCTGTGGAAAGGACAATCAATGCATTAAATATAGGCaacttgttctttaaaaaatgacaattcACATGGGAAATTTGAGAACTAAGCCAAAGGAATTTGCTAAACCAATATTAATGaatgatggtaaattattaaataaaagagatTTTAACACAAGATGAGTCTCATAGCCTGGTGgtagttggttggttggtttatttagtaggataGTACTTCCACCTGTTCACTGTCTTGATGGACCTTTTCTTTGTATTCTCTTGACTGTCcaacattattttcatacaGATTCCTTTGTTGGTATGTTTTATTGCTAGTAGATTTTCATTTCTTGCATGTTGATAAGGATTATATATATCTAAACACACTATACAAGACACAGCCTTTGATACTTGTCTTTAGAAACCTCAGCATTTGAGCAAGTATTTGATTAAGCATATCCCAGAAAGGGAAGCCAGGAACTTCCAGAACTGAGCAAAAAATGGCTTTCCAGgacataacaaaataatcatgGTGAACTGAATCTGTCATAACCAGCATgcagatttgaaaaaaagaaagaaaaaaaaccctcatgTCTAGAGCGATGACTGATGACTGAGAAAATATTCCCTCTACCAAGGCATATGCTTGTACTTCAGGTTTATCTGTCATTGTGGGCTATGTTGCGCATGGATAGAACTGTCTGGGATTGATATTACTCCAGGACAAAAAGTGAGGACCTTTGTTCTGCCGCGCTTACTCTAACTAATATAGTTAAAATGAGTGGGAGATACTCTAGCCTTTATGCTCTATTCATGATAGAACTTGATAACCTCAGACATACCAATGTAAAGCATACATAATAGCACACTTCATTTAATCCATTCCTGGATGATagtcttttaaaagaattgtacCCACTGAGAGCAACTTCTGACTACATCGCTTTTATTCCATATGGCATTCTATAAAACTTCTATAGCACATTctcaatcaactttattatatgttgctgtgtatgcatgtttattaAAGTTCATTTGCCCTCATCAGCActttgagtctggctgatgctggaaatgtgattattattatcacttcAGTAACACAGTACAATGTTTGATTTCTTACCTTCTAAAGTGgtttacaaaaaaagtattttgttccaTTGCTCTTTCTTTGTAATGTCTTCTCTGTTAATGGTTGTTTAGCAAATgttcttctgtaaacattcttgtttgtaactttaaaacaatttaatccTATAGAAAGCTACATCTAtaagaacattttgtttactgccAGGCCGATTGCTGCATCCTTTTACCATCCTTTGACCACATTGACCATCATAAGGGGTCAGTTATGAAAAAACCTGTCCAACAATCACTTGTGTTGAGGCAGCAAGATGGCTACTCAAGCAATGCTCAAAAACGGATGGTGTCATTCGTAAACGATTGACTTTTTTCCAGATGTGCAATATTTCTCTTGTCCTGCTTTTTATATGAACGTGCAGCTGCACATGCATAtatgaacaagagaaaaacttacaTCAGATGGATTACTTTGGATCTATTCTCAAATTTCATTCAAATATCTTTTGGTTGCAACTTTAGAATGCATTACAATTCTAACAATTCAGGCTGAATAGCCTACATACCATAACACCCCATGCATACATGTgtttacactttaaaaacagaactgaaaaaaaGCCCTGCAACAGTATAAGATTTACTGATAATAACCTACCCTCTGGCAAGAAAGCTGGCATTGGAGAAGACAGCTCGTCACCTCCGCCTACTGGACTCTTTGAGCATGAAGCTGAATCAATGTTTAACTCATCtagtgatagaaaaaaaaaaaaaaattaaaaagaaaaaccaacacATTATGCTGACTTTTGTAACAATTCCCTGtgactttattatttatacatttttttaactctaaagattaattttataagcaatgatgaataaaaataacaattctcCCATTATAATTAGACTAAGAAGATAACCAGTATATTCCTCAGGACACTCACTTGGATTTAAGTGTTTTGAAGTGTTGTTTACAGTTTGATCTTTTCCTGAATCCGTCTCCATTCCTTTAATTACACAAAAGAAAGCATGAGTACTATCACCTATTTAACAGCTGATTAGCCACTTTAAGACAAAATATGAATATCAAAAACTATTAAGACAAAATATGAATATCAAAAACTGACAATTAAAAGCAAAGACAAATGTcgaagaaaaaggttttttaaattttggattTCTCTTAAtgcagtctcttttttttttgtatgcctGCATGTGCACTTCCCATGCACACCTTGCCCCAAAtgaattaaatgtaaaattgc from Pomacea canaliculata isolate SZHN2017 linkage group LG8, ASM307304v1, whole genome shotgun sequence encodes the following:
- the LOC112570513 gene encoding uncharacterized protein LOC112570513 isoform X3, with amino-acid sequence MDILTTDEAPKPLPYQETIIAIVVGDKKKLKMDLGMETDSGKDQTVNNTSKHLNPNELNIDSASCSKSPVGGGDELSSPMPAFLPEGVASISSLEDSCVKDGEDSVKMVEKGSLERSSVPVNTLGKMKTMKKKVHSKKVSNKPIHSDEDVYEGVLFARYLKSEIIKNRAKRALMTTKKILLENMNRKVLLEIEKLERELGDSNDCDLSVTTYDK
- the LOC112570513 gene encoding uncharacterized protein LOC112570513 isoform X4 translates to MDILTTDEAPKPLPYQETIIAIVVGDKKKLKMDLGMETDSGKDQTVNNTSKHLNPNELNIDSASCSKSPVGGGDELSSPMPAFLPEGVASISSLEDSCVKDGEDSVKMVEKGSLERSSVPVNTLGKMKTMKKKVHSKKCV